The Balaenoptera acutorostrata chromosome 6, mBalAcu1.1, whole genome shotgun sequence genome includes the window TATTGTCTTTTTTACTAAAATAGGTATTCTTAGCCAAGAACTTCTGTGTAAAAGAGCTACTCTCACTAATTTATAGCTGctcttttattcttctaaaaaCTTGTCAGTCCATGGAGCATTTCTTGTTTGCCTAGATCATTGGCCATTCATAAATGAAGGCCCTTTAAGTTTTAAGTGTAACTGTTTGAAGTAGTTTTCCCCTTTATGTCTCTGGCAGTTGGTtacttttgatgcatcccattaGTCTGATGTATGAGTAATACAGACATAGACTCTGCTTATTACTTGAATATGTAGACTGTGCATAGGTTGGTTTCTTTCCACAAAAAGTGCTTTTAAGGAATCCTGCAACTGgtttattatctttgctatttttatttctcttgcctgaTAAACAGTCATTTGTTCTTATGTTCCCTTAAGGTCATTATTACTGAGACCTTTTCAAGGGCAAGCATGGTAGCCTGGCTTAGATGACAAGATGGCTTTGGcctaaaatggcttctcttatatCAAAAAGCTATATCTGGCTCTTTTCTCCGGGGCTCCCTACACTATTTGCTTACAGTAGAGCTCGTTTTGGTATatggtgaagaaagagaaaataatattgaaatcTGCAAGTAATCACTAAATTAATTCTTTGCCAGGTCTATCAACATCTTTCTCATCTCAACCCAACCACTGACACAAAGAAAAGCAAGTgagaatttgttgttgttgtagatGATCccttggaattatttttattatcaacaAAGGCACAAAGTTAGAAGAGAAAATGGTAGCCTTAGTTTtattgaaggatttttaaaaggataaaatctaagttttctttctttctttcttttttacttttttggtggtagtggtagtgatggtggtggggtTTTGGCAGTTATTCTCCAGAGTTCTGTCTTTATAAACCTGTGATTGTAGCAAGTGCCCTATCAACTCCTATCACCTGCCAAATTTAGTCTGGGGAGAACTGTGTGTGTTTGATTTTTAAggtcttttccatttccttttttcttattggCCTGACTTATCTTCTCACTACCTCTACTGCCTGATTTTACTGAACTGATACGGCAGAAGTTTGGGAGTCAAAAGTTTTTGCCAGTTCTGGCTAGAACCTGTGTAAACCTATGATTTACTCAGCCTGATACCTTTTGGAAATGAAACTGGTGTAAGTATCCTTATGATTACTGCACCTCAAGAAGGACACAGGCCAAGGAAAGGCAGCTAAAATATCCAAAGCATGGTGTGGTTATATTCAAACAATTATGACCACTTTTCTGCCAGTCAATTTGGAGTAAGAATGTGAGGCCAGGGCCTAGAGGATGAGTGGAACAACATCATAGCCATCAACAGGAAGGGTCTTCCCCATATATATTCATCAAATTGTATTTCCCTTCCCTGGGAActactacatttttttctaaacaacTCCAGTGTATTGGCCTGGAATGCCAAGTTATGGAGAGGCACCTAAGCCCTATTTGTTATTGCATTATATCAAAGTCTCCCCTTTATTCCTGCATCTCCTttaccacctccctcccccaaagaACAACATAAGTGCAGAATTCATAAAGCCATAGGAGAATTTCAAAGTTCACCTATAGAGGCACTTGAAACAAAGCCAGAGCCATATCTCAGAATATCTGCTGGCCCCATACAGGTCATAAAAAGGCAGGATTAGTCCAGTGAAACTTGTTGCTTGATCACATGAACATAGCCCATAAGCATGAACCCCTGTTTATGGTAGTATATTATTCTTTGACCTTGAATTTCCCCTATCTGTGCTTGCCAGAAGCTTGTGTCATCAATCATAAATAATGACTAcagaaagcagaagagtgactagaCAGATTTCCCTTTGTTTAATGTTTTTACAAATCCAAAAAGGAACATGACcctaatcattttttttaaatatttatttatttatttggttgcgccgggtcctAGTTGCgtcaggcaggctccttagttgcagcacgtgggctccttagttgtggctcacctgctccttagttgtggcatgcgaactcttagttgtggcatgcatgtgagatccagttccctgaccagggatcaaacccgggccccctgcattgggagcacagagtcttatccagtgcgtcaccagggaagtcccgaccctaatcattttaagaataaaaactttCTTCCTTATCATTGAAGTCAGGAAAGACTGGAGGCAGTCTCCAAAAGAATTACCTGAGACTCCAGATTACATCTGTCTGAGCTGGAGGAGAGGGCCCATGTGGCAGATGTATGACCACTTCTGTGTAGTCTTTTTGTGGGGTCTAATCTCCATAGCCCCTATggattattgtttcttattcatcATTGTGCAATACCggcaaaataaaagagaatttgaagTTTAGACTAAACCTGTTAGAAGTAAGGTCAGTGCTAAGACTCAGAATGGGTATCAGAATTTAGCCTTCTTGCTAATTCCCTAACTTCTGTCtataaattgatatttatttttctagagaTGCTAGATTTTGCAAAGAATCTGGCCCTCTAGTTAAGCTTTACAATGCGTGTGTTGGGGGGGAGTGTTGGCAGGAACAGAGGAAACTTCTTTTTCATGATCCTCAGAAGTAGACTGAGAAGGAATTAGACCCTTGAATACAAGGAAGTTTTGAaacctatttttataaatactgcACCATACTTATTAAATGGAGGAAAGCGGAAGGCAGAAAGAAGTGCAAAGCTATATGGCATTCAATGTAGAATGTGCCATTTCATTTTCCATGTCTAATAGTATTCAGGGCAATACAAACAAGTTGGCATACAGCCAACTTCAAGTACCCAGCTGAAGATAAATGTTCCCTAAAAACTGAATAGTGTAGAGCCTTcctgagaaataaacttctcacCTATTTCGTATGAACAGATTTCCATAGAAACtcatacttgatttttttctatagccAATTCCTAGACCatttgtcttctatttccttaaaaatcaaagaagttTTCTATGCTAGAAGAAGGAGCTATTATGAACTATCCACATGTGTCGATAGTCACTTTGTGGTCTCAGGAGACAGGATAGGCAGAAAGGGGCTTGAAAGTGGTCTTGGCTGGCATACTCTGCAGGAGAGAAGCTAACAGAAAACTGACATTTGCCTAGGATTCTGTTATAAGAAATCCATtgttgggaattctctggcggtgcaacggttaggactccttgcttccactgtagggggcccaggttcaatccctggtcaaggaactaagatcccgcaagccgcatggcagcggccaaaaaaaaaaaaaattaagataaaggctttttgttttttgttttgttttgtttttgctgcagggcatgcaggatcttagttccctgaccagggaacgcACCagtgccccgtgcagtggaagcatggaatcttaaccactggaccgccgatttaaaaaaaaaaaataaaaaagaaagaagaaagaaatccatTGTCCATCGGCAATGAAAGGAAATAGATTCTATTCCTGCTCTATTTCCTAGTATATTTCAATGTGAAATGTGTCCTACAAGATGACACTTCAAAATAGGTGCATACTTTGAAAGGCATTCTTGAGATTCGGGCATATGAATTACTGGGTCACTGATATGTCTGAAGAGATATGATTACGGGTCTTCACTGAGCAGGTGTCTCTGATTGGTAATGAGGTGCCTGAACAATTAGGAACCTTGGGTCTTCAAAAAAACCTGTTGATGGGAAGACTCTATAAAAGTTTATCAGGGAAATCAAGGGTACAAATCTTAAGTAGTTTCTGGTGCTAtgttcttgctttttaaattggCCTTTGCGTTTCATCTTATGccccaaaatgaaaattatgacTGTTCAGTTTCCCCTTCTAGCTTTTAGCCTTGAAGCTCCATGAGGAAAGAGTCTATGTCTGGTTCATCTCTGTATGTCCCTCAGTCTCTTACACCAAAAGGCACTCCACCAATATTCACTGAATCAAAGGCCAGGATTCATGTTGCTAACATGAAATGAAATTATCCTTTATGGTTTTCTTATGATATAATCATTTTCTAGACCCTTATTGGAAGAGAACAAAATTTGTGACTTCTACTCTTTATGAGGATGTGCTATCAATTTTCTTGGCAGGCAAAAggcttttcattcttatttcactTCATTTGCTTGGTTCAACATCATAATTTATGATCACTCAGATACCACTGATCTCTCCATCCTACTatgtttctttatctgaaaactGCTGTCCTCTTACCATTTGTTCCATCATTGAAACTTTTTGTGTGCTCTCActtgttgattatttttgtgtgtattcttttttattttgctgttcGCTATAAAACCTTTGTGGACAAAAATCTTATGATGTCTCTCTTTGTACCTCCAATCTAGTCCCTTTATGGCAATGGTATTAATGATACCAGCTTGTCCAGCTCCCCAATTATGAAGTAATAAAGTGTCTGGCATGAAAGTTATTTAAATTCAGAGTTGAATTTTGATTATCGGTAACTGATGCTTTGCCTTTTCCTTTGCTGGAAATAagaacctattttttttaattaattaatttatttatatgttggctgcattgggtctttgttgctgtgcacgggctttctttttagttgcagggagtgcgggcttctcattgcggtggcttctctcattgctgagcactggctctaggcacgcaggcttcacaACTAGGCACGCCacaacttcagtagttgtggcactcgggctcagtagttgtggctcatgggctctagagcgcaggctcagtggttgtggcgcacgggcttagttgctctgcggcatgtgggatcttcccggaccggggctcgaacccatgtcccctgcattggcaggcggattcttaaccactgcaccaccagggaagtcccaattaagAACCTATTTTTTAAGCTTGCTGTCATAGAATCATAGGATAGGAGTTGAAGAGGGGAAAATAGATGGCTGAATATTTGTGCTTTTGATTAGACATCCAAGACTCCCTGAATCTGTATAAATTTCCTATCTAAAGTATGCCTTTTTTCAACCTCTTAGTAATACTACCATATTACCCTGTTTCTTTCCATCACAGCACTAATCGCCCCATGAAAGTGTTCTGTTTACTTTATTGTTTCTCCATCCTGTACCGTGTTTGTCTTATTCACTGTTGAATTACTGGCACTTAGCTCAGAGTTTGGTGCCTGTAAGAGCTTGATAATAAGAGGCACACGTAGGCTCATGAACATGAATACCTACTTGGAATTTCTAAAGCATTCTTTCCTCCACAAACTGGAGTTGAGGGACACTAAGAGAATCCACCAACACCTCCCTCGCCACCTTCCTcaactccccactccccaccccagctaCAGGAGTTTTTGCTCCTTGGATTATGTCTCAGATGGACTTTTGCAGTAAAATAGTGAAGTGGTAGTAAAGACACAAGACTGAATGTGCAGGTTGTCTAGACTTAATTTAATAGCGAATATCCAATTTATACCTTGTTTTCAGTGTTCTCAGCTCTAATGCCCTGCTGGGATTGATACTGTATCTAAATTCAGAGCACACTGCTTGCCTAGGGCAGCAATAGACCTTTTCTTCTAATTTAAATTAGCTGAAGGCTGGTTGTCCTATATGTGAAAATGTATTCTTAATATCCTGATTGAACACAGGCCATCCAATTAGGTGAATTATCTTGAAATACTTGCTTTTTATCTACTGACATTTATGATTAGAAAAGCAGTTAAATTTCATTAATGGCATCCATTTGTCCATTATTACAAATTGTTTCCTGCAACCCAAAGAAGATACTTTTCTTCTCCTTATCTCATATTTAAATTTGAACATACATTGAACATATCTAGTAAAGGAACAATTCTGCAGATAAGAGTTAGGTTTCTGataatgtataactgattcactttgctgtacagcagaaactaacacaacattgtaaagcaactatactccaataaaaattaatttaaaaaaaaagagttagggcttccctggtggcgcagtggttgagaatctgcctgccaatgcaggggacacgggttcgagccctggtctgggaagatcccacatgccgcggagcgactaggcccgtgagccacaattgctgagcctgcacgtctggagcctgtgctccgcaatgggagaggccacgatagtgagaggcccgcgcaccgcgatgaagaggggcccccacttgccgcaactagagaaagccctcacacagaaacaaagacccaacacagccataaataaatgaataaataaataaataaacaaataaaatttaaaaaaaaaaaaaaaaaaaaaagttaggtttCTGAAACCCTACGTGCAAATCCCTTTTGCCGCAGTCTCCAGAGGTGATCCCTATTAGTACAGTTACTTCTCTTTCCATCTGtagattataaaaaataattctgagtAAAGAGGCTAGGAGAGCATGTATTCACTGGCTGAAATCCCACATAGACAAAGTATTTATCAAGAATCAagatttggggaattccctggtggcccagtagttaggactctgtgcttgcactgcagggggcacaggttcgatccctggtcaggcaactaagatcctgcatgccgtgtggcttggccaaaaaaaaaaaaaaaaaaaggacaagataaaacatcatgaagatttttttttaaatcaagattttgtatttttaattattatatataattctttttcttaaaagaatctTCTGCTGACTCAACTTTTCCCGGAAAAATGGGCCATTTCCACCACATGGGGATGAGCAGTGGGGACGACAACAGTACCATGGCACCTTCTCACCATCACCCGACCTCTTCAGCCTCCCACTCCCATGAtcacatgatgatgatgatggtaagtGCCACAGGAGAGGCAGCCCAGGCCCTTTCCCACCCACTTGGGGAGTAGAAATAATCGAACTTTAGGACTGGAAGATGATTGTCTTTAAAGATCAACTTACCAATGAGAAAAAACTAAGGTAGACCTAGAGAAgtcaagtgatttgcccaagattaTGTGGCAGGTTAGTTTCAGAGCCACACCAGAACCAAGATTTCTATGGTTCTTTCTTCAGTATTCCTTTCTGTCAAAATTGACCTTTTTCTGGATTAAGTTCTGGTCTTTTACACTTtgtgtagaaaagagaaaaagacaaacgtTGATGGTGGGGACAAAGGAGAGTACATGTGGAGAAGTGCCTGTGGTAATACTATACTATAATGAGGGAGAAAGCCTCCCACTTCAGTGAATGCCTCTTATTACCCAGAACTGCTACTTTTAAATGTTCTAAGCTTCTTGACCTGAAATTCTCATGTAGAAGCTTCAATTGTTTCTAATTGACACGTTTTGGTTTCCTGGCAGCCTATGACCTTCTACTTTGGCTTTAAGAACGTTGAACTATTGTTCTCTGGTTTGGTGATCAATACAGCTGGAGGTGAGTAAGCCATCAGGTTTTGTTTGAAGGTGACACTCACATGAGAGACAGTGACAAAGAATCTGGAAACCCAACACCTCTTCCTGCCATAATTACTGAGTCATTATGGTTATGATCGTAATCACCTTGCTTCCTATTTCCTACCTGGAAGGTAAGGATACACGGTGCTTATTTTGGTCCTACAGTAAACCTCCCTTAAATAGCATGTGTATGTTTTAGAATTTCTGAAACATAATTTAGATACCAGTAGGAGTCTTTTGCAGACcatttcctttcatctttttcCAGAGTGTTTCCTTGTTTGATAAATTATTGATCTTGGATATAAGACTACAGTCGGAGTTCAAATGACATAAAaagcattatatatatacacaccacaaaATAACCCTAGCTTGAAAACTATTAATCAAGTACAATCCTTCCAGTTTACAGATAAATTAAGCTTCAGATAGTGAAATGATTAGCCCTAAATCACATAAAGTTAGTATGTCAGAGCTAGGACAGGGACCTAGGGCTTCTATTCCTGCCTAATCCAGTGCTCTTTCTAGCTTACCAAACTGGTATGCATCATTCCCGACTCTTGGCCCATCTTAAGGGCAGTCCTAGTTTTGGGGTAGCTAATCGcccattttttgtgtgtctatAATGTTGAGTTGGTGTGCCTTAAATTCAAATTGCACAAGTTCAGTAGTCAGGTGGACCACTTTAGGTACAAGATAAATCTTTGGACCCACAAAATCTATTTGTTTTGGGAAGAAGGGAAGCATTTAATTCAGGTAGTATGTTAAATCAGTTTTGACTACATTCATATTGTTACCAATGCTTCACAGTGTGAAAGACTTAGATTGAAATGCCCATTCAAGAAATTGTCAGCACTTTAAAATAAgttgttttattcctcttttgcgTATTCTACATTGTGTGTTTCAGTGTGACAAGGTAATTTAATGACATCAAGCAGCCAGACCAAAAGGTTattgttgttcatttttttgtatctTAATCAGAAAATGAGTATGATCTGCAGTGGAGGCAGTAGTCCTCACTAATACCATCTTAGTTCTTCTCTTCCATCTGTATGATTGAAGAGGTAACAATATAACATACTCTGAAATTAAGAGTAGAGAGTAGCGGTTTTTcaaaattccctggcagtccagtggttaggactcggtgctttcactgccgtgggcccagtttcaatccctggtcggggaactaagaccccgcaggCCAAGTGGCataacccaaaaaaaaaaaaaaaaaaagagtagcagtTTTTCTCTGTTGTCTTCCTAGCTTGGAGAGCACACCAGCTAATGATTTTGCATGTTTGACATTACCGCCATCTTTTCCCTCCCTACTTAGAAATGGCTGGAGCTTTTGTGGCAGTGTTTTTACTAGCCATGTTCTACGAAGGACTCAAGATAGCTCGAGAGGGCCTCCTGCGCAAGTCACAAGTCAGCATTCGGTACAATTCCATGCCTGTCCCAGGACCAAATGGAACCATCCTTATGGAGACCCACAAAACTGTTGGGTAAGAAGATTGAACAGATCCAGATGGAAGTTCTGGAGAGCTGAATTAGCTAAATAGGAAAGCAGCTATTTTATTAGCAACAGCCCTCTTCTTGAGCTAATGATTCTATATGACCTTGATCAAAACTGTTTTTGGAGGCTTGGGGTTGTGGGTCATTAGCAGGCCAAAAGAGGAATGATAGGAACCCTTCTGCTAATATGAACATTTATTCCAAATTTTAAGTATTGGTCACtttagaagaaggaaaagaatccatattttaacatattagccaaaataataataaacaaattaagaaatttcAGGTCAGGGTATAGAATGGCAGAATCCAATTCATTCCTTTCTATAAAAAGTTGTATCTGCCCAGCTCTAGTCTCATTTTGTTACAATGTAAGACTGTACTAATGCCTGTATTCCACCTAAGAAAGTATATGGATGACCATTTGTTTTTCCCACAGATTGGCAAATGCTTAAGATTTAGTTAGAATAGAAATGTAGGTCTTAAAGCTAAACTGGAATTCAAGGAATCCTATAGACCAATGTCCTGCTCTCAAGTAAGCACAATATTATTTATTCCAATTGTACCAGTGATTGGGCTTATTGAGGGCCAAACATTGTGACTTAACTAAGGTGAGAGAACTAGTAAGTGACAAAGGGGATCAACAGCCAGGTCTCCTGATCCCTAATTAAAAACTTTCTACTGTACCACCCAACCCTCAAttctatttccaattttttttttggctgcgttgggtcttcgttgctccacgctggctttctctagttgcggcgagcaggggctactctttgttgcagtgtgcgggcttctcattgcagaggcttcttttgttgcagagcacgggctctaggcacacgggtttcagtagttgcagcacgcaggctcagtagttgcagcacacggggcctagagcatgcaggcttcagtagttgcggtgcatgagctcagtagttacggcgcaCCTGCTCTAGGGTGctcgggctccagtagttgtggcgtgcaggctcagtagttgcagcgcacgggcttagttgctccacggcatgtgggatcttcctggaccagggctcgaacccgtgtcccctacactggcaggtggattcttaaccactgcgccaccagggaagtcctctatttccaattttttagaGTATGAACTTTGCAAAGGTGGAAGGCCTGAGAAAGTTCAGGCAAATTAGTATGGGAGGGTGTGGGTCATCCCTTTCGGTATCCAAGGTGGAGGTAAGTCAGCttactcctccttcctctcccctcctcctgaagAGCATTCCTCCTGCTGCCATATAATCATATCTGGCCGATGCTTATTAACCTCACAACCCTATCATGTTTCATTTCCAAGGACAATAAACAACCTGCAGAGACACAAGTACCCATGAGTTGCAAGGGTGGCTGTGAGAGAGTCCAGCTCAAGCTGAGCTCATGACTACAACTGTTGCCCCTTTCTCCTGATCTGCATGCAGAGCTGCCTGAACACTGCTGAGGCCCTGACTGTTGTGTCCCTGTTTACTCTCCAGGCAACAGATGCTGAGCTTTCCTCACCTTCTGCAAACAGTGCTGCACATCATCCAGGTGGTCATCAGCTACTTCCTCATGCTCATCTTCATGACCTACAACGGGTACCTCTGCATTGCTGTAGCGGCAGGGGCTGGCATGGGGTACTTTCTCTTCAGCTGGAAGAAGGCAGTAGTAGTGGACATCACAGAACATTGCCATTAACGTCTAACTCTATGCTGTGGCCTTATCGATTGCAGTGGAAAGCAGTTCAAGACTGGAAGACAGGCCAATCTTCTCTTCTTGCTCCTTAtctccttacacacacacacacacacacacacacacacacacacacacacacacacacacacacacacgcctgctCAACAGAGGTTTAGCTTACAGTCTCTGAGCTAAAGTGGTAACCTCCCTGCCTTTTTTCCCTAATGAGCTGAGTTTCCCATTTCTCTTGAGATGAAGCCACCCATGAGATGTCCTCTCCTCCCCCATTGTCTTAGATCCAAGTTATATGTTCCTATCTAATCCAGGTAGCTTTCTGTTCGATGGCTTGATCACCTGCTTCCTTTTTTAGtcttctgttcttattttttttttaacattttgcaaaTTTGGTGGGTTTTTCCTGAGTCAGTGATGGAAATGGATTAACTTTAGCCAGGATTGATGGCAGGTGAGGAAAAGTCTTGCCCAGCTAAGCCCAGAACCCaaacttaacatttaaaaatatgttctagTCTTTGGACTCAATGAGTGGGAGACAGATTGTGCCTTTCCCTAGGTGTGACATGTTGCACTGAAATCTCTGTAGTGGGTAGAGAGGTGGTTTGAGACTGTATAAATACAGGCCCAGACCTTGCAGAGTGTGCATTCTTGGGGGGGCTGACTCATCAACTTGTGTTCCCACTTAACATTTTGATTAGAATGAACTtgtcaatcaaaaaaaaaagatgacagtcAATTTGAGAAAAtaggtattttaaaatgaaaccattGACATTTTACTTTGACTTGGTACCTTCGTATGTCACAGCTGAAGTTAagagtttaaataattttctcccaTTATTGTTTTCATGTGTCTGCCTCtaaaccagtggttttcaaactttagcatgcatcagaatcacctggagagcttgttaaagcCCTGATTGCTGGGCCTCGACCCAGAGCCCCCAAATGGGTagttttaacaagctcccaggtgatgctcctACTGATGAtcaggggaccacactttgagcatCTCTGCTTTAAACTGAGGGAGTATCGCCTGATGGGTGAGCTACCTGGTACTGGGCACAGGAATTTGACTTGCTATTAGTTGGTGGTGTTTCTGGGCTTAACTCATGTACTAAATGCTGCTGGTCAATACTTaatcattccacaaacatttattcagcCCCAACTGTGTTTTTGTGCCCAGGCACACAAGCACAAAGGGCTGTAGCCAAAGTAACTTTTATTAGCATGTATGAAATCACTAGTCCTTATTCGTAAAGATCTGTAATTTCTTGGAAGTGGCTTGAAGGTTGAGAATCTCTGATCTGCAATGTAAATCAGCCAGTCGTGGGTTGGAAGGGCAAAAGCCCAGCCCTCTCTTTGGAGAGGCCTAGGGTGTGGTCGGCTGATGGGCCGACATCCATGCCCACACCAGCCAGATCCTCACTCTCTGCATGACCATCTTTGTTACTCTCGGGGGGACTTAATTAGATCACAAGTGGCCAAAAATACTTTCCTCAGTAAGAATCACATTGGATTTTTATTCTGTTGTTAGTCTACGCCGCAGTCTTGTTCCCAGTCCAACCTACCTCTGTAAAGTGACTCTTCTTGTGCTGGTCTATTAAATCCTGCCCTCCTTGGTGCTAGACTCCAGTTGTGCCTCAGGGCAGGAGAGACAAAACACAGCTATCCTGTTGGCCTCTTGTGGTTTTGAAGTTTGTACTTTCTCTGTTGGTGCCAGTTAAATACTGGAGGGCGAGAAATGTGTACTTCCGTGGCTTTGAACCAAGAGAGGGTTATGAGCTTACTGGATCGAGGTTAAAATCTAAGAACCAACATTTagagttttatgtttttctctcattccaACCCCTTGTAGTGCTGATACTTAGCGTAAGTAAAGGGA containing:
- the SLC31A1 gene encoding high affinity copper uptake protein 1, with product MGHFHHMGMSSGDDNSTMAPSHHHPTSSASHSHDHMMMMMPMTFYFGFKNVELLFSGLVINTAGEMAGAFVAVFLLAMFYEGLKIAREGLLRKSQVSIRYNSMPVPGPNGTILMETHKTVGQQMLSFPHLLQTVLHIIQVVISYFLMLIFMTYNGYLCIAVAAGAGMGYFLFSWKKAVVVDITEHCH